GACGACTATGAGTCGGGAGAATTTGAAGCTGGAGGATACAAATGGTAAATCCCTCATCATATCATCTGCTAAAGTTTGAGTTTAATATCATCTTCTGCAAACTTATGTTTCACTCTCACTATCTGACATTAGTTCtatgacattttcttttttgtaatgCAATAATGTGTTTTGTATATCATGTGCTGTGCATGTAAActagtaaaaataaaatgttagcCATACTGCATGTTTGTTCTCAGGAAACTAGTGCTCTACCCGAAtggaaacaagaagaaaaatgtcGAAGACCACATCTCTGTTTACTTGGAAATGGTTGGAGCTGATTCACTTCAGACTGGATATGAAGTATATGTTGATTTCAGGTTCTTTTTGCTGGATCAGAATAAAGGCATGTTTCTGGTTCTTCAAGGTACATATTACCTGCTTCAAAAGTTAATTCTCATCAAGTGTTCATATTCATAGACctgaaattttttgttgtttgaaaatTGCAATGCTCCCTGCTCATTTTCTGATCATTATTTTTTACCTTGTGTATTCCATAGATgccaataaaaaggaaaaatgtttCCATGCGATGATGCGTTATTCGGGATTTGATAAGCTTATCACTCTTACATCATTTACTAATCCTTCCAACGGATATGTCATTGATGATAATTGTGTGATTGGAGCTGAGGTCTTTGTTTGTAAAGAAAGAAGAGCTGGCAAAGGAGAGTCAATCTCGAAGATCAAGGATGCTGTTAAGTGCAAGCATGTTTGGAAGGTTGAGAACGTTTCAAAGTTAGGTACTGAGTGCTGCAAATCAGAACCATTCACTGCTGGAGAACGGAAATGGTATCTCTGCTAGGCCCTTTGTATTAATACCCTTAATAagagaattttaaattttcaatccaCTATATAATCTCTTGTCACTCATCTTGTTTTACCTGCAATGATAAACGAAAGGATATGAACTTTGAGTTTCAAACTATATAAGCTATTTTAACGACATAACTTTCGCAATAGATGTGGTCGATCACtgtaaatcttgatttttttcctattttttttttccggaaaACCTCAACTGTACGAGGGGAATTTTATTAATAACGAAAAAAGAAGTTACATCTAGTCAAGGGGGACATAAACCTAATCCCTCATaacaaaaatacatgaaaagaagGGGATCACTATAAAACTTGCTGAAATTTAGCTTCCCATGTAGGAGTTTGCTCTTTTAATTCAATCCCAAAGTTGTGAGATGAATTGGGTCCCATCCCAAATAATGAGAGATGTAATAAAAAGTCATCATATCCTTCCTAATGTTGCAGGAAGATAAGTCTCTATCTCAAGGGAAATAACCATGGAAAGGGTACTCACATATCTCTTTACTTGGAATTGGATGATCCGGAAAAACTTGCTGGTTCCAAAGTATTTGCAGAGTTTTCCCTGTTCATTGTAGATCGAATGTATGCCAAACGAGAGGGCAAAAAAGGTAAAGATTGTCCTATTTCAGTGTTTAATTGTATGCATCCTTCATAACATCAGGGTGTATTATGTGTAGCTAAC
This Pyrus communis chromosome 6, drPyrComm1.1, whole genome shotgun sequence DNA region includes the following protein-coding sequences:
- the LOC137738149 gene encoding uncharacterized protein; the protein is MACYLFQQNGFSTSFSDSPPTHYALKIRSFSVLTKTSADDYESGEFEAGGYKWKLVLYPNGNKKKNVEDHISVYLEMVGADSLQTGYEVYVDFRFFLLDQNKGMFLVLQDANKKEKCFHAMMRYSGFDKLITLTSFTNPSNGYVIDDNCVIGAEVFVCKERRAGKGESISKIKDAVKCKHVWKVENVSKLGTECCKSEPFTAGERKWKISLYLKGNNHGKGTHISLYLELDDPEKLAGSKVFAEFSLFIVDRMYAKREGKKANVWFSTPKSDWGWATFISLATLNQADNGFLVKDTCIVEAEVTVHGIVTAL